In Exiguobacterium sp. BMC-KP, one DNA window encodes the following:
- a CDS encoding DUF2268 domain-containing protein: MKKLTIFILCVALFALSGCNVFQEKETHSINKAHRDEVGSEVVKINQDDELKIIPLYSQYIDYLENSLDSSSPEVDKKNYYKYVLNYFDKIGEQRNINVTELKANGMLQATTYKQEQLDRVNKLMKKDAEIKSIIKKSFIKAHKVLPKKKSTIFIVPVSSEYLDGSELLKGVMGVAYKDCIVFFLDENYDKDILAYATAHEYHHTILYDNKDFRLETILQSCIAEGKADEFAKRVIKGVRPPTDMPLENKTKENIIKMMNKGEVTGDDILLGNDSKNIPMWSNYRLGKDIMESYLNQNPSRSIADWTFDDEKTILKGYKYKIEIE; this comes from the coding sequence TTGAAGAAGTTAACCATATTTATTTTGTGCGTCGCTTTGTTCGCATTATCTGGTTGTAACGTATTTCAAGAAAAAGAAACTCACTCGATTAACAAGGCGCATAGGGATGAAGTTGGGAGTGAGGTCGTTAAAATCAATCAGGACGATGAGTTGAAAATCATTCCATTATATTCACAATATATCGATTACTTGGAGAACTCACTTGATTCGAGTAGCCCGGAAGTAGATAAGAAAAATTACTATAAATATGTTCTCAATTATTTTGATAAGATTGGCGAACAGCGTAATATAAATGTGACGGAATTAAAAGCTAACGGTATGTTACAAGCAACCACGTATAAACAAGAGCAATTAGATCGAGTGAATAAGTTAATGAAAAAGGATGCTGAAATAAAAAGTATCATTAAAAAGAGTTTTATAAAGGCTCATAAAGTATTACCGAAGAAAAAAAGTACGATTTTCATCGTACCTGTCTCTTCTGAGTATCTGGATGGAAGTGAACTGCTGAAAGGGGTGATGGGGGTTGCATATAAAGACTGCATTGTCTTTTTTTTAGATGAAAACTATGACAAAGACATTCTTGCTTATGCCACCGCTCATGAGTACCATCACACAATTCTGTATGATAATAAGGACTTCCGATTAGAAACGATTCTTCAATCCTGCATCGCAGAAGGTAAGGCTGATGAATTTGCAAAACGCGTTATAAAGGGAGTAAGGCCGCCGACGGATATGCCACTAGAAAATAAGACTAAAGAAAACATTATAAAGATGATGAATAAAGGAGAAGTTACAGGAGATGACATACTCCTTGGAAATGATTCGAAAAATATACCTATGTGGAGTAACTATAGATTAGGTAAAGATATTATGGAAAGTTATTTAAATCAAAATCCTTCTAGGTCGATTGCCGATTGGACGTTTGATGACGAAAAGACAATATTGAAGGGATATAAATATAAAATTGAAATCGAATGA
- a CDS encoding SagB/ThcOx family dehydrogenase, whose product MSKEMEKVAIETGSEDFNSNYHNDIYDYETLVKVQKFHYLTTNPTIEIFHNVHFDVEMQYWIESFSNKDIIPNSYLEKIELKKYEKKKFTSGLYFTKNTITNEQLSEILYDAFARDEQSLSKNYPSAGALYPVIPLLLVTERSKNSSMLSPGCYVYDSKNQNLLKIESWDSDEILGQVKSFMAPDHSMLPIYCMAYAIDFRRAITKYKYKGYRHAMIETGLAAQSFKNSLSKHQTLKERCWSGFQDLALGRHCGMDIRLSPITLLQWFGHVEE is encoded by the coding sequence ATGAGTAAAGAAATGGAAAAAGTCGCTATAGAGACAGGTAGTGAGGATTTTAATTCAAACTATCACAATGACATTTATGACTATGAGACATTAGTTAAGGTCCAAAAATTTCATTATCTGACGACGAACCCTACGATAGAAATCTTCCATAATGTACATTTCGATGTAGAGATGCAATATTGGATTGAAAGTTTTTCGAACAAGGACATCATACCGAACAGTTATCTAGAAAAAATTGAGCTTAAGAAGTACGAGAAAAAAAAATTTACTTCTGGGTTGTACTTCACTAAAAACACAATTACAAATGAACAACTTTCAGAGATATTATACGATGCGTTTGCAAGGGATGAACAATCCTTGTCGAAAAATTATCCTTCAGCCGGAGCATTATATCCTGTGATACCCCTACTCCTAGTCACTGAACGGAGCAAGAACTCATCCATGCTCTCACCTGGTTGCTATGTATATGACTCAAAAAATCAAAATCTTTTGAAAATTGAAAGTTGGGACTCTGATGAAATTCTAGGTCAGGTGAAATCATTTATGGCACCGGACCATTCTATGTTACCGATTTATTGCATGGCGTATGCGATTGATTTTCGTAGGGCGATTACGAAGTACAAGTATAAGGGATATAGACATGCGATGATTGAAACCGGTTTGGCAGCACAATCGTTCAAAAACAGCCTTAGTAAGCATCAGACTCTCAAAGAAAGATGTTGGTCTGGATTTCAGGATTTAGCACTTGGTAGACATTGTGGTATGGACATCAGACTATCACCAATTACACTACTACAATGGTTTGGTCATGTAGAAGAATAA
- a CDS encoding AAA family ATPase: MKNMILEVGAYVDALRPIIYIPHNDFTSIERVIENVAQEEFDIVEFNHGYGYVDFRTKLPKTNCSLSEFLRYADDISNEPRFLVLKDVHGELGEPEVQALLKSIAMKNLYKEDFYCTVFILSTSLVVPTELESLMTILEIGAPDVSDIEELIKDFSRVQDIDIEQSIIDEMTLSFKGLSEFEIYQILNLAYQSNGEITAEDKSLILREKEQFVKKSGMLEIINFQEDIDDIGGLENLKAWLRRKGRIFNHLDQAMKAGVDIPKGLMMVGMPGCGKSLAAKATAKLFNVPLLRLDIGKLFNVPLLRLDIGKLFGKYVGESEDNMRRALKTAEAVSPCILWVDEIEKAFSGIGDSGGGNSVTTRLFGTFLTWMQEKESTVFVVATANDISSLPPELLRKGRFDELFSVNLPNKEERRRIIDIHLTKRQKNNLDIDTIKIVKETEGFNGADLESVVRDAIENLYLEGRDTLTTGDLLDVVKETKGISTSLKDKISQIKSSLEKFDIKPASRMDE, encoded by the coding sequence ATGAAGAACATGATTTTAGAGGTAGGGGCATACGTCGACGCCCTAAGACCAATCATCTACATCCCACATAATGATTTCACGAGCATCGAGAGGGTCATCGAGAACGTCGCCCAAGAGGAGTTCGATATCGTCGAGTTCAATCACGGTTATGGATATGTGGACTTCCGGACGAAACTTCCGAAGACCAACTGTTCACTCAGTGAGTTCTTACGGTATGCCGACGATATCAGTAACGAGCCGAGATTTTTGGTGTTGAAGGACGTACATGGAGAACTTGGCGAACCGGAGGTACAAGCGTTGCTGAAGAGCATCGCGATGAAGAACCTCTACAAAGAGGACTTCTACTGCACTGTGTTCATCCTGAGTACGAGCCTCGTGGTACCGACGGAGCTCGAGTCGCTGATGACCATCCTGGAAATCGGAGCCCCCGATGTCTCGGACATCGAGGAGCTCATCAAGGATTTTTCGAGAGTGCAGGACATCGACATCGAACAATCGATCATCGACGAGATGACTCTATCCTTCAAAGGACTGAGCGAATTCGAAATCTATCAAATCCTGAATCTTGCCTATCAGTCGAACGGCGAGATAACGGCGGAGGACAAGTCGCTGATCCTTCGGGAGAAGGAGCAGTTCGTCAAGAAGTCCGGCATGCTCGAGATCATCAACTTCCAGGAGGACATCGATGACATCGGTGGACTCGAGAACCTGAAGGCCTGGCTGAGGAGGAAGGGCCGCATCTTCAATCATCTTGATCAGGCGATGAAGGCAGGCGTCGACATCCCGAAAGGTCTGATGATGGTCGGCATGCCGGGCTGCGGGAAGAGTCTGGCGGCGAAGGCGACCGCTAAGCTCTTCAACGTACCGCTGTTGCGTCTCGACATCGGTAAGCTCTTCAACGTACCGCTGTTGCGTCTCGACATCGGTAAGCTCTTCGGGAAGTATGTCGGCGAGAGCGAGGATAACATGAGACGTGCGCTCAAGACTGCCGAGGCGGTCAGTCCTTGCATCCTCTGGGTCGATGAGATCGAGAAGGCGTTCTCCGGCATCGGAGATTCTGGAGGTGGCAATAGCGTCACGACACGTCTGTTCGGGACGTTCCTGACTTGGATGCAAGAGAAGGAATCGACGGTCTTCGTCGTCGCGACGGCGAACGACATCTCGTCCCTTCCTCCAGAGCTATTACGGAAGGGACGTTTCGATGAGCTCTTCTCTGTCAATCTTCCGAACAAGGAGGAGCGGAGACGTATCATCGACATCCATCTGACGAAGCGTCAAAAGAACAACCTGGACATCGACACGATCAAAATCGTCAAGGAGACGGAAGGGTTCAATGGCGCGGATCTTGAGTCCGTCGTGAGGGATGCGATTGAGAACCTCTACCTCGAAGGAAGGGACACGTTGACGACCGGAGATTTGCTCGACGTCGTCAAGGAGACCAAGGGTATCTCGACATCCTTGAAGGATAAGATTAGTCAGATCAAGTCGAGCCTCGAGAAGTTTGATATCAAGCCAGCCAGTCGAATGGACGAGTGA
- a CDS encoding McbB family protein, translated as MFYKEDFPLLFKINKFIFYSVNKNLLICQSESGIVKIHNRLLIDFLKGLEAESRGGGIITYDEIQEYFLEESDDVIDFLMSHNLISEKNESNFNIRQVLLISNSPEVKSMIINNINENIEVDTIDIDEIGHHDKFKENTLIVMFLNPYIKSKAKLVRDAAMNSKNCFVLTSYMYNDSFYLDAVFSPEWKTPCHICNMGILDETISHNRISKNYKDFIDNLMNQYPEFTPESVLNKRKVINIAAFMINKIEAIVGLDVQIPFDLNDFKNNYQLDLDLQKSFTDTSIHWELCDCYE; from the coding sequence ATGTTTTACAAGGAGGACTTTCCATTGCTTTTTAAAATTAATAAGTTTATTTTTTACTCAGTAAATAAAAATCTCTTAATATGTCAAAGTGAATCTGGAATAGTAAAGATTCATAATCGGCTCCTTATAGATTTCTTGAAAGGTCTTGAGGCGGAATCGAGGGGCGGAGGAATCATCACATACGATGAAATACAAGAATATTTTCTAGAAGAATCGGACGATGTAATAGATTTCTTGATGAGCCACAATTTGATAAGTGAGAAAAATGAGTCTAACTTTAATATTCGTCAAGTACTGCTGATTTCAAATTCACCTGAAGTGAAAAGTATGATAATCAATAACATTAACGAGAATATTGAAGTTGATACGATAGATATAGATGAGATTGGGCATCATGATAAATTTAAGGAAAATACGCTAATCGTCATGTTCTTGAATCCATATATTAAATCTAAGGCAAAATTAGTCAGAGATGCTGCTATGAACAGTAAGAATTGTTTCGTATTGACGTCTTATATGTATAACGATAGTTTTTATCTAGACGCAGTTTTTAGCCCTGAATGGAAGACGCCTTGCCATATTTGCAACATGGGAATCCTGGATGAGACGATAAGTCACAATAGAATCTCGAAAAACTACAAAGATTTTATAGACAATCTAATGAATCAATACCCAGAATTCACTCCTGAGAGTGTCTTGAATAAAAGGAAAGTCATCAACATTGCAGCCTTCATGATTAATAAAATTGAGGCGATAGTCGGTCTTGATGTTCAAATCCCTTTCGATCTAAATGATTTCAAAAATAATTATCAATTAGATTTGGATTTACAAAAAAGTTTTACCGATACAAGTATACACTGGGAGTTGTGTGATTGTTATGAGTAA
- a CDS encoding AAA family ATPase: protein MISKEGIGRGEHRKLELVYRLSEADVKDDLSMEDMFSDRLRQVMGKFVTCYDAIIGEGLPGSGAMDRSMKKLSGRGKNVIHPKNMILQGPPGTGKTYHTVLYAVAIIEGKSFEEIKEEVAEEGYEVVKERYTGYRDENRIAFTTFHQSYGYEEFIEGIKPMVNDSGEVGFNIESGIFKEFCEMATTNHRISPSARIWKISLGGAGERDIKTRCFEDGTIRIGFTKHGETPLLDDEKMTSAMKNVFTYFYDTMEIGDVVLSLKDHEHIDGIGIIEGEAEWLKDEERYKRCRKVKWLAKDISESILEMNMRKKMTQKTIYPLNRLTVSQIERIITKHDAVEKDDEERSEPYVFIIDEINRGNISKILGELITLIEPSKRLGEVEETLVKLPYSKKEFGVPDNIHIIGTMNTADRSIALMDTALRRRFRFVEMSPDPSTLRGISVGGVDIERLLEVMNRRIEALYDRDHMIGHAYFTDLSSDDDVDALKEIFLKSIIPLLQEYFFDDYEKIRAVLGDGPRKEDAHILKGRPDASGLFNMSVHLSGIENGYTVDHEALSTPEVYRAIYAGHHAKV from the coding sequence ATGATCTCGAAAGAGGGGATCGGACGTGGTGAACATCGCAAGCTCGAGCTCGTCTACCGGCTCTCCGAAGCTGACGTCAAGGACGACCTCTCGATGGAGGATATGTTCTCGGATAGGCTCAGACAGGTGATGGGGAAGTTCGTCACGTGCTATGACGCCATCATCGGTGAAGGATTGCCAGGCTCTGGAGCGATGGACCGAAGTATGAAGAAACTGAGTGGGAGGGGGAAGAACGTGATACATCCGAAGAACATGATCCTACAGGGACCACCGGGTACCGGGAAGACCTACCATACGGTACTGTACGCCGTCGCCATCATCGAAGGAAAATCCTTTGAGGAAATCAAGGAAGAGGTGGCCGAAGAAGGATATGAAGTGGTGAAAGAGCGATACACGGGATACAGGGACGAGAATCGGATCGCCTTCACGACCTTCCATCAGTCGTACGGTTATGAAGAATTCATCGAGGGAATCAAGCCGATGGTGAACGACTCGGGAGAGGTCGGGTTCAATATCGAGTCAGGAATCTTCAAGGAATTTTGCGAGATGGCGACGACGAATCATCGAATCAGTCCATCGGCGAGAATCTGGAAAATTTCACTCGGTGGTGCGGGAGAACGAGACATCAAGACGAGGTGTTTCGAAGATGGGACGATCCGCATCGGTTTCACTAAGCACGGAGAAACGCCACTCCTGGATGACGAGAAGATGACGAGTGCCATGAAGAACGTCTTCACCTATTTCTACGATACCATGGAGATCGGTGACGTCGTCCTCTCGTTAAAAGACCACGAACATATCGATGGCATAGGAATCATCGAGGGAGAGGCAGAATGGCTGAAGGATGAAGAAAGATACAAACGCTGCCGGAAGGTGAAATGGCTGGCCAAGGACATATCGGAAAGTATCCTCGAGATGAACATGCGCAAGAAGATGACACAGAAGACGATCTATCCACTGAATCGATTGACCGTATCACAAATCGAACGGATCATCACCAAGCATGATGCCGTCGAGAAGGACGATGAGGAGAGGAGCGAGCCGTACGTGTTCATCATCGATGAGATTAACCGAGGAAACATCTCGAAGATCCTAGGAGAGCTCATCACCTTGATCGAACCCTCGAAACGCCTGGGTGAGGTCGAGGAGACGCTCGTCAAGCTCCCCTATTCGAAGAAGGAGTTCGGCGTACCGGACAACATCCATATCATCGGGACGATGAACACGGCGGATCGTTCCATCGCGTTGATGGATACCGCGTTACGTCGCAGATTCCGGTTCGTCGAGATGTCCCCAGATCCTTCGACGCTCCGAGGCATCTCCGTCGGAGGAGTCGACATAGAACGCCTACTCGAGGTGATGAACCGACGGATCGAGGCGTTGTATGATCGGGATCACATGATCGGCCATGCCTATTTCACTGACTTGTCGTCCGACGATGATGTGGATGCGCTCAAGGAAATCTTCCTCAAGTCGATCATCCCGCTCCTACAGGAGTATTTCTTCGATGATTATGAGAAAATCCGGGCAGTACTCGGAGACGGCCCACGCAAGGAGGATGCTCACATCCTGAAAGGACGACCGGATGCGTCCGGATTGTTCAACATGTCTGTTCACCTTTCAGGCATCGAGAATGGCTATACTGTCGATCATGAGGCTCTTTCTACCCCGGAGGTCTATCGAGCCATCTATGCGGGGCATCATGCGAAAGTCTGA
- a CDS encoding DUF2268 domain-containing protein — MYPAYIDYITKVEKKMKDTNVTDEDLQQIFDKTVRRELDRIQKEQDIFLDFKGFNDVNNATSYVNDLKRLTKRLMDEDKENMKAVHAALRKSADHLPGKDKIILMLPLSEDYRYAAKATSGLMGFAMSDGSMVIMLGEEYTPGILKYAVAHEYNHSVVNEHPEIRQPSSIDYLIFEGKAEVFAQELYPKAPLIETEKIASSDKKKILEQVKNNSLSYEELSTGSEAKDVPRLTVYSLGTELMADFRQKKSEQTLQEFSLTPISDVIHAGKFKSILD, encoded by the coding sequence TTGTACCCAGCCTATATCGACTACATCACAAAAGTTGAGAAAAAGATGAAGGATACAAACGTCACGGACGAGGATTTACAGCAAATCTTCGATAAAACTGTCCGTCGGGAACTGGATCGCATTCAGAAAGAGCAGGATATCTTTCTTGATTTTAAGGGGTTCAATGACGTGAATAACGCCACTTCCTATGTGAACGATTTAAAACGACTGACGAAACGTCTGATGGATGAAGATAAAGAAAATATGAAGGCTGTTCACGCGGCACTCCGTAAATCAGCTGACCATCTTCCTGGTAAAGATAAGATAATCCTGATGTTACCATTATCGGAAGATTATCGATATGCCGCAAAGGCGACGAGCGGGTTGATGGGTTTTGCGATGAGCGATGGTAGCATGGTGATTATGTTAGGTGAAGAGTATACGCCCGGAATTCTGAAGTACGCCGTCGCACATGAGTATAATCATTCCGTAGTGAACGAACATCCTGAAATCAGACAACCAAGCTCCATCGACTATCTCATATTCGAAGGTAAAGCGGAAGTGTTTGCGCAAGAACTTTATCCCAAAGCCCCCCTTATAGAAACGGAGAAAATAGCTTCCAGCGATAAAAAGAAGATACTCGAACAGGTCAAGAACAACTCCTTAAGCTATGAAGAACTTAGCACTGGAAGTGAAGCGAAGGATGTCCCACGATTAACTGTTTACAGTTTAGGAACGGAGTTAATGGCAGATTTCCGACAAAAAAAATCTGAGCAGACGCTACAAGAGTTCTCATTAACACCGATTTCCGATGTAATTCATGCAGGAAAATTCAAGTCGATTCTTGATTAA
- a CDS encoding McrC family protein produces the protein MRKSDVIEVTEYEAIVYKGPGRRIDKEMFEELEELMLTLSDEGRDGLDFLKLSSRKGSGRVIQVRNYVGVLQMPSGRQLQILPKIHTTTVDAKTAMLKMLRTMRDFPSKSFDATALGNSRMSMFEVYIKLFLDEVSLLVRRGLKSDYRRIEENVRFYKGKMNFARQLTVNHVHKERFFVTFDEYGIDCPENRILKKALMKTLGSSTDAKNRKDARRLLDHFDGIAESHAVAKDFAGIIDDRKNGHYQKAIGWARLLLNDLNVSNTTGTTDTQSLLFSMDQLFESYVGHVIQHRLGREWDISLKGPVKHLFDNGSFRLMPDVVARYRDASDGRMRTRVIDMKWKILDPRSTNLGISSSDMYQMFAYAKKYSCEHVVVVYPLVEGLSRRNIQYTDGDITVHIHLFDCVDGEEDLIDLLRSLDSRQPSVSNTPIIPTKK, from the coding sequence ATGCGAAAGTCTGATGTCATCGAGGTCACGGAATATGAGGCCATCGTATACAAAGGTCCGGGTCGAAGAATCGACAAGGAGATGTTCGAGGAACTCGAGGAGCTCATGCTCACGCTATCGGATGAAGGACGGGATGGATTAGACTTCTTGAAACTCTCCTCCAGGAAAGGCTCCGGGAGGGTCATCCAGGTCAGGAACTACGTCGGCGTCCTGCAGATGCCGAGTGGCAGGCAGCTCCAAATCCTTCCGAAAATCCATACGACGACAGTCGACGCGAAGACGGCGATGCTCAAGATGTTGAGGACGATGCGTGATTTTCCGAGTAAATCGTTCGACGCGACGGCGCTCGGCAACTCGAGGATGTCGATGTTCGAAGTCTATATCAAGCTCTTCCTCGACGAGGTCTCCCTGCTGGTCAGACGAGGATTGAAATCGGATTATCGTCGAATCGAGGAGAACGTACGCTTCTACAAGGGGAAGATGAACTTCGCACGTCAGCTCACGGTCAATCACGTGCACAAGGAAAGATTCTTCGTCACGTTCGATGAGTACGGGATCGACTGTCCAGAGAATCGGATCCTTAAGAAGGCATTGATGAAGACTCTCGGCAGTTCGACGGATGCGAAGAATCGCAAGGATGCGAGGCGTCTGCTTGATCATTTTGATGGAATCGCGGAGAGTCATGCCGTGGCGAAGGACTTCGCTGGAATCATCGACGACCGGAAGAACGGGCATTACCAGAAGGCGATAGGTTGGGCGAGGCTACTCCTGAACGACTTGAACGTATCGAACACGACCGGGACCACGGACACACAATCGCTCCTTTTCTCGATGGACCAACTTTTCGAGAGTTACGTAGGGCACGTGATTCAGCACCGTCTCGGTCGGGAGTGGGACATCTCACTGAAAGGTCCTGTCAAGCATCTCTTCGACAACGGGTCATTCAGACTCATGCCCGATGTCGTTGCGAGATATCGAGATGCGTCCGACGGACGGATGAGGACGCGGGTCATCGACATGAAATGGAAGATCCTTGATCCGAGGAGCACCAACCTCGGGATCTCCTCGAGCGACATGTATCAGATGTTCGCCTATGCGAAGAAGTACTCATGTGAGCATGTCGTGGTGGTCTATCCGCTCGTCGAGGGTCTTTCTAGGAGGAATATCCAATATACCGACGGGGACATCACCGTCCATATCCATCTATTCGATTGCGTAGATGGGGAGGAAGACCTTATCGACTTACTCAGGTCTCTCGATTCACGACAACCGAGCGTCTCGAACACACCGATAATACCGACGAAAAAATGA
- a CDS encoding ATP-binding cassette domain-containing protein, translated as MKVRAAFQNMFFVYNVVKLTRKRILLFFISILIVISSLFPIVTLDVTRRILNNIQSGSPVKETIKLFITMISIQIFSQLIMYFIQFNKNLFYIKMSNLIPELIMKKIANLAADKIFHEKTQDELYFLRTQTSEKISSVFENLFSLLSAFTTLTSMFIYVANWNMMYALIIFLISMPLGITQVYFNQKKFRLSKRLNRPYREQFYIQYISTTGSYLKEIITNNSMGRLIKEYKDIFKGTYYQQKKLMKKEYIASLFLSLMSFMVIGFLEFKLVMKAVNGELLLGTFTSLLQAINSVSIGINALILVMSNFYGDLLYVNNLKDFLSEKNEKSFEKNYYEDVKKIDSKSFILKGSDLSFHIGNKEIFRDLNFELESGKIHGILGDNGSGKTTLLEVIQGLKKQTTGSIYFNNMDLDLLSKEERFEIIQMLFQQPSRYEFSFEDNITISDFEKEPTENVFEFIKRIDDESKIETIVSSSNERLGDWYEDSRPLSGGQWQTISFYRLLYRESPIYLIDEPTNNLDYHSIQRMKNTLKKIKDNGFLVIVVSHDLEFMESICDNLIDMKALTSRGKTLINS; from the coding sequence ATGAAAGTTAGAGCCGCTTTTCAAAATATGTTCTTTGTGTATAACGTTGTTAAGCTTACTCGAAAAAGGATTTTACTTTTCTTTATTTCGATTTTAATTGTAATATCATCTTTATTTCCTATCGTTACACTGGATGTAACGCGTAGAATATTAAACAATATCCAAAGTGGTTCACCAGTCAAAGAGACGATTAAATTATTTATAACCATGATTTCTATACAGATTTTTTCTCAATTGATTATGTACTTCATCCAATTTAACAAGAACCTCTTCTATATCAAAATGAGTAATCTTATACCTGAGTTGATTATGAAGAAAATTGCTAATTTAGCTGCGGATAAGATTTTTCATGAGAAAACTCAGGACGAATTATATTTTTTGAGAACACAGACTTCCGAAAAAATAAGTTCTGTTTTTGAGAACCTTTTTTCTTTACTATCAGCATTTACGACGCTCACTTCCATGTTCATATATGTTGCCAATTGGAACATGATGTACGCATTGATAATCTTTTTGATCAGTATGCCACTTGGGATTACTCAGGTATATTTCAATCAAAAAAAATTCAGATTATCCAAAAGATTAAATCGTCCATACAGAGAACAATTTTATATCCAATACATATCGACGACAGGAAGCTATTTGAAGGAAATAATAACGAACAACTCGATGGGAAGATTAATAAAAGAGTATAAGGACATTTTCAAAGGAACATACTACCAACAAAAAAAATTAATGAAGAAAGAATATATAGCGAGTCTATTTTTATCTTTGATGAGCTTTATGGTGATTGGTTTTTTAGAGTTCAAACTAGTCATGAAGGCAGTCAATGGAGAATTACTATTAGGTACTTTCACATCATTATTACAAGCCATAAACAGTGTCTCAATCGGAATCAACGCCTTGATTTTGGTAATGAGTAATTTTTATGGCGATTTGCTTTACGTAAACAATTTAAAAGACTTTTTAAGTGAGAAGAATGAAAAATCTTTCGAAAAAAATTATTATGAAGACGTTAAAAAAATCGATAGCAAGTCTTTCATTCTGAAAGGTAGCGACTTATCTTTTCATATCGGCAATAAAGAGATATTTCGGGATTTGAACTTTGAATTAGAGAGTGGGAAGATTCACGGTATTCTAGGTGATAATGGGAGTGGAAAAACCACTTTACTTGAGGTGATACAAGGATTGAAAAAACAGACCACGGGTTCCATATACTTTAACAACATGGACCTGGATCTCTTGAGTAAAGAAGAACGTTTTGAAATCATTCAAATGCTATTCCAACAACCGTCTCGCTATGAATTTTCTTTTGAGGATAACATCACGATTTCGGACTTTGAAAAGGAACCTACTGAAAACGTTTTTGAATTCATTAAACGAATAGATGACGAGAGCAAAATTGAAACAATCGTTTCAAGTAGTAATGAAAGGTTGGGAGATTGGTACGAAGATAGTAGACCATTATCAGGAGGACAGTGGCAAACAATTTCTTTTTATCGCTTATTATACAGAGAGTCTCCAATATACCTTATCGACGAGCCGACAAATAATTTGGACTATCATTCTATTCAAAGGATGAAAAATACATTAAAAAAAATAAAAGATAATGGGTTCTTAGTGATAGTTGTATCTCATGATTTGGAATTTATGGAGAGTATATGTGATAATTTAATTGATATGAAGGCTTTGACATCTAGAGGAAAGACGTTAATTAATTCTTGA